One segment of Chryseobacterium viscerum DNA contains the following:
- a CDS encoding polysaccharide deacetylase family protein has translation MKDRIINVLAAFESENIGKSFPLDYCLPLYHSVSDKELPHLKHVIRYKTTKQFEDDLDHMARNFQFVNWQEFKDCMSGDFKPKKKIALLTFDDGFREFYDIVFPILERKGIYACNFVNPAFIDNKDMMFRCKASLLADAAEKIKTIDPEIYFILSLKNIDRRGLQKKILSINYQGKDILDRLAEKLEVDFKAYSKEHQPYLSTEELKMLTRKGFGISSHSWDHPKYGDLSLKDQMETTDKTFAYLKENSFLYESFAFPFTDFGVRKDFFDELFKNEEIYCSFGCAGIKLDSVKRNFQRIPMEMGESGEQILKKETAYFKLKRLINKNTILRK, from the coding sequence ATGAAAGACAGAATCATCAATGTTTTGGCAGCTTTTGAATCTGAGAATATCGGGAAATCATTTCCGCTGGATTATTGTCTGCCGCTTTATCATAGCGTTTCAGACAAAGAACTTCCTCATTTAAAACATGTGATCCGTTATAAGACAACTAAACAGTTTGAAGACGATCTCGATCATATGGCCAGAAATTTTCAGTTTGTTAATTGGCAGGAGTTCAAAGACTGTATGTCCGGGGATTTTAAACCTAAGAAAAAAATTGCCCTTCTAACTTTTGATGATGGTTTCAGAGAGTTCTACGATATTGTCTTTCCTATTTTGGAACGAAAGGGAATTTATGCCTGTAATTTTGTAAACCCTGCTTTCATTGATAATAAAGACATGATGTTCAGATGTAAGGCGAGCCTTCTTGCTGATGCTGCTGAAAAAATAAAAACCATAGATCCTGAAATTTATTTTATCCTATCATTGAAAAATATTGATAGGCGCGGTTTACAAAAGAAGATTTTATCTATAAATTATCAGGGAAAAGATATTTTGGATAGGCTTGCTGAAAAGTTAGAGGTAGATTTTAAAGCGTATTCAAAAGAACATCAACCTTATTTAAGTACAGAAGAACTAAAAATGCTTACCAGAAAAGGTTTTGGAATCTCTTCTCACAGCTGGGATCACCCGAAATATGGAGATTTATCTTTGAAAGACCAGATGGAAACTACGGATAAAACTTTTGCTTATTTAAAAGAAAATAGTTTCCTCTATGAAAGCTTTGCATTTCCGTTTACAGATTTTGGAGTAAGGAAAGATTTTTTTGATGAGCTCTTTAAAAATGAAGAAATCTATTGCAGCTTTGGTTGCGCTGGTATAAAACTGGACAGTGTAAAGAGAAATTTTCAAAGGATTCCAATGGAAATGGGTGAGAGCGGAGAACAGATCCTGAAAAAAGAAACTGCTTATTTCAAACTGAAGAGACTGATTAATAAAAATACCATTCTGAGAAAATGA
- a CDS encoding S46 family peptidase, with the protein MTKKILLSVFLLPAAMAFAQQYGGMWIPTELNEKEMKDLGMKISAKDIFNPQKPSIKDAVVQFNGGCTAEIISPKGLLLTNHHCGFGQIQAHSTVQNDLLSNGFWAKNTQGELPNPGVKVDFIVDIKEVTDQILEGTDNLTEPELTKRINNNIEVYKNSQKIESYQSIMVKPMYYGNKYYAYTIETYKDIRLVGAPPQSIGKFGSDTDNWVWPRHTGDFSMFRIYADKNNKPAEYSKDNVPYVPKHYLPVSIKDKNENDFTFVFGFPGKTTEYLPAVGVEKIMKDIDPARIAVRDVALKTLDEKMRVDNETRIKYASKYASVANYWKKWIGEVEGLKKSNAVEKKVMYEGSLVAKNPEIKTTLDQLNKLYNDQAPYALNNAYYTEVIRNAETLKLAGDYYDFIASVEAGRMDEKELSKLKTKLTSFYKDYSAELDAKVTAKLLALYVNKTAPQFLPAGFSKYKDESPNIPVIEDMSKNSIITGRTAVNGGTLTTDIDKAFSNQDKLIKTLKKDPIYQLYVAMKETYMKTADPQYTSMQAKIDALQKKFMAQQMQTDKDRKFFPDANSTLRVTYGKVKGSAPRDAVSYGYQTHLAGVMEKYVPGDYEFDVPKKLIDLYNKKDFGNYKDKTGDVPVGFTATNHTTGGNSGSPALDANGNLVGLNFDRQWEGTMSDINYDPRFSRNIMVDTKYILFIIEKFADSKWLVDEMKIIK; encoded by the coding sequence ATGACAAAAAAGATACTTTTATCTGTATTTCTTTTGCCGGCTGCAATGGCATTTGCACAACAATATGGCGGAATGTGGATTCCTACAGAGCTGAATGAAAAGGAAATGAAGGATTTGGGAATGAAGATTTCTGCAAAAGATATTTTCAACCCTCAGAAACCAAGCATAAAGGATGCAGTAGTACAGTTTAACGGCGGATGTACTGCAGAAATTATTTCGCCTAAAGGATTGCTTTTAACCAATCATCACTGTGGTTTCGGTCAGATCCAGGCACATTCTACCGTTCAGAATGACCTTCTTTCAAACGGATTCTGGGCAAAAAATACACAAGGAGAGCTTCCTAATCCGGGAGTAAAAGTAGATTTTATTGTAGATATAAAAGAAGTTACTGATCAGATTTTAGAAGGTACGGACAACCTAACGGAGCCGGAACTTACCAAAAGGATCAACAACAATATTGAGGTTTACAAAAACTCTCAGAAAATTGAATCTTACCAGTCGATCATGGTAAAGCCTATGTATTATGGAAACAAATACTATGCTTACACCATCGAAACTTATAAAGACATCCGTCTTGTAGGAGCTCCGCCTCAAAGCATCGGAAAATTCGGAAGTGATACAGACAACTGGGTTTGGCCTAGACATACCGGAGATTTCTCTATGTTCAGAATCTATGCAGACAAGAATAATAAGCCTGCAGAATATTCAAAAGACAACGTACCTTACGTTCCAAAACACTACTTACCGGTTTCTATAAAAGATAAAAATGAAAACGATTTTACTTTTGTATTCGGATTCCCGGGAAAAACTACAGAATATCTTCCTGCAGTAGGTGTAGAGAAAATCATGAAGGATATTGATCCTGCAAGAATTGCTGTACGTGATGTGGCTTTAAAAACATTAGACGAAAAAATGCGTGTTGATAATGAAACACGTATCAAGTATGCTTCAAAATACGCTTCAGTAGCCAACTATTGGAAAAAATGGATCGGTGAAGTAGAAGGATTGAAAAAATCCAATGCTGTAGAAAAGAAAGTAATGTATGAAGGTTCTTTGGTAGCTAAAAATCCGGAGATCAAAACTACTTTGGACCAGCTGAATAAACTGTACAATGATCAGGCTCCTTATGCATTAAACAATGCTTACTACACAGAAGTAATCAGAAATGCAGAGACTTTGAAACTTGCAGGTGATTATTATGATTTCATAGCATCTGTAGAAGCAGGAAGAATGGATGAAAAGGAACTTTCAAAGTTAAAAACAAAATTAACTTCTTTCTATAAAGACTACAGTGCAGAGCTTGATGCTAAGGTAACAGCAAAGCTATTGGCTTTATACGTTAATAAAACGGCACCTCAGTTTTTGCCGGCAGGATTCAGCAAATATAAAGATGAAAGCCCGAATATTCCTGTAATAGAAGATATGTCTAAAAACTCTATCATCACAGGAAGAACTGCTGTGAATGGAGGAACATTGACTACAGATATTGATAAAGCGTTTTCTAACCAGGATAAACTGATCAAGACTTTAAAGAAAGATCCTATCTACCAGCTGTATGTTGCTATGAAAGAAACGTACATGAAAACTGCAGATCCTCAGTATACTTCAATGCAGGCAAAAATTGATGCATTACAGAAAAAGTTTATGGCTCAGCAGATGCAGACGGATAAAGACAGAAAATTCTTCCCGGATGCTAACTCAACGCTTCGTGTAACGTATGGTAAAGTAAAAGGGTCTGCTCCTAGAGATGCAGTTTCTTACGGGTATCAGACTCACCTGGCAGGAGTAATGGAAAAATATGTTCCTGGGGATTATGAATTTGATGTTCCCAAAAAACTGATTGATCTTTATAACAAAAAAGATTTTGGAAATTATAAGGATAAAACGGGTGATGTTCCTGTAGGATTCACTGCAACAAACCATACAACAGGAGGAAACTCTGGAAGCCCTGCGCTTGATGCGAACGGAAACCTTGTAGGATTGAATTTTGACAGACAGTGGGAAGGAACAATGAGTGATATCAACTATGACCCACGTTTCAGCAGAAACATTATGGTAGATACAAAATATATTCTTTTCATCATCGAGAAGTTCGCTGACTCAAAGTGGCTTGTTGATGAAATGAAGATCATAAAATAA
- a CDS encoding copper resistance protein NlpE, translating to MMKSKMLMFGMAATLFLASCSKKETTETTATTDSATAVQPATADSITKATPTAAGDTSENALDWAGTYEATIPCADCPGIKTSLTLSNDKTFTISEEYLDRNSKNQDKGSFAWDATGSMITLKGKTANYKYKVGENMLIQLDLEGKEIDGPNKDLYIFKKK from the coding sequence ATGATGAAAAGCAAAATGCTCATGTTTGGAATGGCAGCCACTCTGTTCCTAGCTTCATGCTCTAAAAAAGAAACCACCGAAACAACAGCTACTACAGATTCTGCAACAGCTGTACAACCTGCTACTGCGGACAGCATTACTAAAGCTACTCCTACGGCAGCTGGTGACACTTCTGAAAATGCATTAGACTGGGCTGGTACTTATGAAGCCACAATTCCTTGTGCTGACTGTCCGGGTATCAAGACTTCTTTAACACTGAGCAATGATAAAACGTTCACTATTTCTGAGGAATATCTTGACAGAAATTCAAAGAATCAGGATAAGGGATCTTTCGCATGGGATGCTACAGGAAGTATGATCACTTTAAAAGGAAAAACAGCAAACTATAAATATAAAGTGGGTGAGAATATGCTGATCCAGCTAGATCTTGAAGGAAAAGAAATTGACGGTCCCAACAAAGATCTTTATATATTCAAGAAAAAATAA
- a CDS encoding MgtC/SapB family protein, which translates to MDFLQDHYAIKNELLLILISVILGLFIGAEREYRNKSAGLRTFILVCFGACLFTILSIKIGVANPDRLAANIITGIGFLGAGVIFKGDNKIEGITTATTIWATASIGMAVGSGYVYIALLGTALVLIILSALTYLQNFIDNYHKVREYRITLANSGDIKYCESIFKEQHLNYQMIKQQYSQGNLAVIWRLTGKNTHHEEVIKRLVDDPKITAYQF; encoded by the coding sequence ATGGATTTTCTTCAGGACCATTACGCTATCAAAAATGAATTGCTGCTCATTCTTATTTCTGTTATTTTAGGACTGTTCATTGGTGCTGAACGCGAATACCGAAATAAATCTGCCGGTCTCAGAACTTTTATTCTGGTGTGTTTCGGAGCCTGTTTGTTTACAATTCTTTCCATCAAAATAGGAGTGGCAAATCCGGACCGTCTTGCAGCCAATATTATTACCGGAATCGGATTTTTGGGAGCAGGAGTGATTTTTAAAGGTGACAATAAAATTGAAGGGATTACCACAGCAACCACCATTTGGGCAACGGCTTCAATAGGAATGGCGGTAGGTTCCGGATATGTTTACATTGCACTTCTAGGAACTGCTTTGGTTCTGATCATTTTGAGTGCCTTAACCTATCTCCAGAATTTTATTGATAATTATCACAAAGTAAGAGAGTATAGAATTACACTTGCCAATTCAGGAGACATTAAATATTGTGAAAGTATTTTTAAAGAGCAGCATTTAAACTATCAGATGATCAAACAGCAGTATTCACAAGGGAATTTAGCGGTAATATGGAGATTAACAGGTAAAAATACTCATCATGAAGAAGTCATCAAACGGTTGGTAGATGATCCGAAGATTACAGCTTATCAGTTTTAG
- a CDS encoding YdeI/OmpD-associated family protein encodes MKPTFFSTKEEFREWLEKHHEDAKELLTGFYKTGSGKPSMSWSESVDQALCFGWIDGVRKSIDHESYSIRFTPRKPSSIWSNINIKKVEELTKAGLMTHSGQKAFDLRKEHKSGIYSHEKADVSLDPIYQKQFMDHQAAWDFFEGQAPSYKKVIIHWIMSAKQEKTRLSRLEKAIDISKQSKRLE; translated from the coding sequence ATGAAACCTACATTTTTTTCGACAAAAGAAGAGTTCAGAGAATGGCTTGAGAAGCACCACGAAGATGCGAAGGAACTTTTAACAGGGTTCTACAAAACCGGAAGCGGAAAACCTTCTATGAGCTGGTCTGAATCTGTAGATCAGGCTTTGTGCTTTGGCTGGATAGATGGTGTGAGGAAGTCAATAGATCATGAAAGTTATTCTATCCGTTTTACGCCAAGAAAACCTTCCAGCATCTGGAGCAACATCAATATAAAGAAAGTTGAGGAGCTCACCAAAGCAGGGCTGATGACTCATTCAGGGCAAAAAGCATTTGATCTCAGAAAAGAGCATAAATCCGGAATTTACTCTCATGAGAAAGCGGATGTTTCTCTTGATCCGATTTATCAAAAACAGTTTATGGATCATCAGGCTGCCTGGGATTTTTTTGAAGGTCAGGCTCCATCCTACAAAAAGGTGATCATACACTGGATCATGAGCGCCAAACAGGAAAAGACAAGGCTTTCACGGCTTGAAAAGGCTATTGATATAAGTAAACAATCAAAAAGATTAGAATAA
- a CDS encoding immunity 22 family protein produces the protein MDKEISHFWLGYFKNEEDFYEFVEEDENYYIEEETDDQYVSKFAESQNIKWFDDDFIEYGFEDENLSLYDKFAEYSYADQWLPILERKLNELSLDTPVNAIIFATRFVIPNPVSVENDDYSLHYVGEIEYDI, from the coding sequence ATGGATAAAGAAATTTCACACTTCTGGTTAGGATATTTCAAGAATGAAGAAGACTTTTATGAATTTGTAGAAGAGGATGAAAATTATTATATAGAGGAAGAAACCGACGATCAGTATGTTTCCAAATTTGCAGAATCACAGAACATCAAATGGTTTGATGATGATTTTATAGAATATGGCTTTGAGGATGAAAATCTTAGTCTTTATGACAAGTTTGCAGAATATTCTTATGCTGACCAATGGCTTCCAATCCTTGAAAGAAAGCTGAATGAATTAAGTCTGGACACTCCTGTGAATGCCATCATTTTCGCAACAAGATTTGTGATTCCGAATCCTGTTTCTGTAGAGAATGATGATTATTCACTTCATTATGTGGGTGAAATAGAATACGATATTTAA
- a CDS encoding protein phosphatase 2C domain-containing protein has product MNLYSTLQIGDYHLNHCEDDLLIKKISSDKVVCAVMDGCSTAMDSHFASTLIAKLLRKVIIEAGYRALYEKDNQHSLEEELKEIIKGLFKEIIFAKNHLMLDEKELLTTLIILIYDITKDEGLVLAIGDGVVCINGNITEFDRNNKPDYLAYHLHKDFENWYSVQSQKIFFDHLDDVSIATDGISSFSQIKKTNSDEVINFVEYLMINQNNNDTEDMLNRKLKQLEHQYRVKPTDDLAIIRIIK; this is encoded by the coding sequence ATGAATTTATATTCTACCCTACAGATAGGAGATTATCACCTTAATCATTGTGAAGATGATCTTCTTATCAAAAAAATTAGTTCGGATAAAGTTGTATGTGCTGTTATGGATGGATGTTCTACAGCTATGGACAGTCATTTTGCTTCAACACTCATTGCAAAACTTTTACGTAAAGTCATTATTGAAGCTGGTTACAGAGCATTATACGAAAAAGACAACCAACACAGTTTGGAAGAGGAACTCAAAGAAATCATAAAAGGGTTATTTAAAGAAATCATATTTGCTAAAAATCATCTGATGCTAGATGAAAAAGAGTTGTTAACCACTCTTATTATCTTAATTTATGACATCACAAAAGATGAAGGATTAGTCTTAGCCATTGGTGACGGAGTTGTTTGCATCAATGGAAATATCACAGAATTTGATCGTAATAATAAACCCGATTATTTAGCCTATCATCTTCATAAAGACTTTGAAAACTGGTATTCTGTGCAGTCTCAAAAAATATTTTTTGATCATTTAGACGATGTTTCAATTGCTACTGATGGTATTTCAAGCTTTTCACAAATTAAAAAAACAAATTCTGATGAAGTCATCAACTTTGTTGAATATCTAATGATTAATCAAAACAACAACGATACGGAAGATATGCTCAACAGAAAGCTTAAACAACTGGAACATCAATATAGGGTAAAACCTACAGATGACTTGGCTATCATCAGAATCATAAAATAA
- the polA gene encoding DNA polymerase I gives MDATQDKRLFLIDAYAMIFRGYYALIRNPRLTSKGLDTSAIFGFTNSLIELIRREKPTHLAVVFDVGQASVRTDDYSDYKANRSETPEAIKIAVPYIHRILEAMHIPRLGVEGYEADDVIGTIACKAEKEGYTTFMVTPDKDFAQLVTDKIKIYKPGLKGGDIEILGVDEVKAKYEIEDPKQVIDFLAMMGDAVDNIPGLEGVGEKTAMKFLKEFGNIETLLANTDKLKGKLKEKVEASAERGILSKKLATIICDAPVEFHQEQYDLETPDFEKVKEVFDEIEFRRLYENLYRAFAPAPAETVVVSEVEVKQTPAGTEIKGQVMQLDLFANFEELEQATSTKSTIEQNDHLYQFIDNPKAQKKLVDNLLQQQVVCFDTETTSLNELEAELVGMSFSYKKGLAYYIPLSEDRSEVLQTLEIFRPFFEKEDLLKIAHNLKYDYKVLKQYDITVKGAMFDTMIAHYLLNPDGRHGMDYLSEVYLNYKPVSIETIIGKKGKKQGSFRDADLRTQTDYAAEDADITFQLYELFAPQLKKENLEELFFNIEMPLMEVLAKMELAGISLDEKWLAQESVDLENDLKQLETTIFELSGEEFNMNSPKQLGEILFEKMQLDPKAKKTKTGQYATSEDVLQKLSSKHEIIKHILEYRTYQKLKSTYVDALPSQIDKEDNRVHTNFSQTTAATGRLASVNPNLQNIPIRTLRGQQIRGAFVSGEGKKIISADYSQIELRLIAEISGEDNMIKAFQDGEDIHASTAAKLFKIPLEEVSKTQRSQAKTVNFGIIYGQGAFALAEQTGLSRTEAKQMIEAYFETYPKLKEYMAEQVNKARQQGYVETILGRKRHLKDINSNNFVVRGHAERNAVNAPVQGSAADVVKLAMIKIDRELEEQKLKTKMLLQVHDELVFESPADEIEAASKLIKTEMENALKTQVPLLVEIGVGDNWLEAH, from the coding sequence ATGGACGCAACACAAGATAAAAGGCTGTTTCTCATCGATGCCTATGCGATGATTTTCAGAGGATATTACGCATTAATCAGGAATCCGAGACTTACCAGTAAAGGGCTGGATACTTCTGCGATCTTTGGTTTTACCAATTCTTTGATCGAATTGATCAGAAGAGAAAAACCTACCCACCTGGCAGTAGTTTTTGACGTAGGACAGGCCAGTGTAAGAACTGATGACTATTCGGATTACAAAGCCAACAGAAGCGAAACTCCTGAGGCCATTAAAATTGCTGTTCCATATATCCACAGAATTCTTGAAGCCATGCATATTCCACGCTTGGGAGTTGAAGGATATGAAGCGGATGATGTAATAGGTACCATTGCATGCAAAGCAGAAAAAGAAGGGTATACCACTTTCATGGTAACACCGGATAAAGATTTTGCACAGTTGGTAACAGATAAAATTAAAATTTATAAACCAGGCTTAAAAGGTGGTGATATTGAAATTCTGGGAGTTGATGAAGTAAAGGCAAAATACGAGATTGAAGATCCTAAACAGGTTATCGATTTTCTTGCTATGATGGGAGATGCAGTAGATAATATCCCTGGATTGGAAGGAGTAGGAGAGAAAACTGCTATGAAATTCCTGAAAGAATTCGGAAACATAGAAACTTTATTGGCCAACACAGATAAGCTGAAAGGAAAACTGAAGGAAAAAGTAGAAGCTTCTGCAGAACGTGGTATTTTGTCTAAAAAATTAGCTACCATTATTTGTGATGCTCCGGTAGAATTCCATCAGGAACAATATGACCTGGAAACTCCGGATTTTGAAAAAGTAAAAGAAGTCTTTGATGAAATAGAATTCAGAAGACTGTACGAAAACCTTTACAGAGCCTTTGCTCCCGCTCCTGCAGAAACAGTAGTGGTAAGCGAGGTGGAAGTGAAGCAGACTCCTGCAGGAACAGAAATAAAAGGACAGGTGATGCAGCTTGATCTTTTTGCCAATTTCGAAGAATTGGAACAGGCTACTTCTACAAAATCTACAATTGAGCAGAACGATCATCTTTATCAGTTCATCGATAATCCGAAAGCACAGAAAAAACTGGTAGATAATCTCCTGCAGCAACAGGTTGTTTGCTTTGATACAGAAACCACTTCATTAAACGAGTTGGAAGCAGAATTGGTAGGAATGAGTTTTTCTTATAAAAAAGGGCTTGCTTATTATATTCCGCTTTCTGAAGACAGATCCGAAGTTTTGCAGACGTTAGAGATTTTCAGACCGTTTTTTGAAAAAGAAGACCTGCTGAAAATTGCTCACAATCTGAAATATGATTACAAAGTTTTAAAACAATACGACATTACCGTAAAAGGAGCGATGTTTGATACCATGATTGCCCACTATCTGTTGAATCCGGACGGAAGGCACGGTATGGATTACCTTTCAGAAGTATACCTGAACTACAAGCCGGTATCCATAGAAACCATCATTGGGAAAAAAGGGAAAAAACAGGGCAGCTTCAGAGATGCAGATCTGAGAACACAGACAGATTATGCAGCAGAAGATGCAGATATCACCTTCCAGTTGTATGAGCTTTTTGCACCACAGCTGAAAAAAGAAAATCTGGAAGAGCTTTTCTTCAATATAGAAATGCCTCTGATGGAAGTACTGGCAAAAATGGAATTGGCAGGTATTTCTCTGGATGAAAAATGGCTGGCACAGGAAAGTGTAGATCTTGAGAATGACCTGAAACAGTTAGAAACTACAATTTTTGAACTTTCCGGAGAAGAATTCAATATGAATTCACCAAAACAACTTGGAGAAATTCTGTTTGAAAAAATGCAGCTGGATCCGAAAGCCAAAAAAACAAAAACAGGGCAATATGCAACCTCGGAAGATGTTCTTCAGAAGTTAAGTTCAAAACATGAGATCATTAAACATATTCTGGAATACAGAACTTATCAGAAATTAAAATCAACCTATGTAGATGCTCTGCCTTCACAGATTGATAAAGAAGATAACAGGGTACACACCAATTTCTCACAGACTACAGCTGCTACAGGCCGTCTGGCGAGTGTAAATCCGAACCTGCAGAATATTCCGATCCGAACGTTGAGAGGACAACAGATTCGTGGAGCCTTTGTTTCTGGAGAAGGAAAGAAAATTATTTCTGCCGATTATTCACAGATTGAACTTCGCTTAATAGCTGAAATATCGGGAGAAGACAATATGATCAAAGCATTCCAGGACGGAGAAGATATTCACGCTTCTACAGCAGCAAAACTGTTTAAAATTCCTTTGGAAGAAGTTTCCAAGACCCAGAGAAGTCAGGCTAAGACCGTAAACTTTGGTATCATCTACGGACAGGGTGCTTTTGCATTAGCAGAACAAACCGGGCTATCCCGTACAGAAGCCAAACAGATGATCGAAGCCTATTTTGAAACTTATCCGAAGCTGAAGGAATATATGGCAGAACAGGTGAATAAAGCACGTCAGCAAGGTTATGTGGAAACTATTTTGGGAAGAAAACGTCACCTGAAAGATATCAATTCCAATAATTTCGTGGTGAGAGGACATGCTGAAAGAAATGCCGTGAATGCACCGGTTCAGGGTAGTGCAGCAGATGTCGTAAAGCTTGCCATGATCAAAATAGACAGGGAACTTGAAGAACAAAAGCTTAAAACAAAAATGCTGCTTCAGGTACATGACGAATTGGTGTTTGAATCTCCGGCAGATGAGATTGAAGCCGCTTCAAAACTGATCAAAACTGAAATGGAAAATGCTTTAAAAACGCAGGTTCCGTTATTAGTAGAGATTGGAGTAGGAGACAACTGGCTGGAAGCACATTAA
- the tssD gene encoding type VI secretion system tube protein TssD — protein MAERNSRGILKFNNGEGQKLLKMNYSVSRSTDVSGRVASDPSNALIKVTVEATEKSDILESLLNGKYKPTVGEITFNKSHEEGTLITLKWENGYVIQHEVDFDAVDSNSMLISFVISAETIDYGTSQYAGLWPSTGK, from the coding sequence ATGGCAGAAAGAAATTCAAGAGGAATCTTAAAATTCAACAACGGTGAAGGACAGAAACTGTTAAAAATGAACTACAGTGTATCAAGATCTACAGACGTATCAGGACGTGTAGCATCAGATCCTTCTAACGCATTGATCAAGGTTACAGTAGAAGCTACTGAAAAGTCAGACATCCTTGAAAGCTTGTTAAACGGTAAATACAAGCCAACAGTAGGAGAAATCACTTTCAACAAATCTCACGAAGAAGGAACATTAATTACTTTGAAATGGGAAAACGGATATGTAATTCAGCACGAAGTAGATTTCGACGCAGTAGACAGCAACAGTATGCTGATCAGCTTCGTAATCAGTGCTGAAACTATTGACTACGGTACTTCTCAGTACGCTGGACTATGGCCTTCTACAGGTAAATAA
- the tssD gene encoding type VI secretion system tube protein TssD, translating to MAERNSRGILKFNGGEGQKLLKMNYSVSRSTDVSGRVASDPSNALIKVTVEATEKSDILESLLNGKYKPTKGEVVFNKSHEEGTLITLNWENGYVIQHEVDFDAIDSNSMLISFVISAETIDYGTSQYAGLWPSTGSN from the coding sequence ATGGCAGAAAGAAATTCAAGAGGAATCTTAAAATTCAACGGAGGAGAAGGGCAGAAACTGTTAAAAATGAACTACAGTGTATCCAGATCTACAGACGTATCAGGACGTGTAGCATCAGATCCTTCTAACGCATTGATCAAAGTAACAGTAGAGGCTACTGAAAAATCTGACATCCTTGAAAGCTTGTTAAACGGTAAATACAAGCCTACAAAAGGAGAAGTGGTATTCAACAAATCTCACGAAGAAGGAACATTAATCACTTTGAACTGGGAGAATGGATATGTAATTCAGCACGAAGTAGACTTCGATGCAATCGACAGCAACAGTATGCTGATCAGCTTTGTAATAAGCGCTGAAACTATTGACTACGGTACTTCTCAGTACGCTGGACTATGGCCTTCTACAGGTAGTAATTAA
- a CDS encoding lytic transglycosylase domain-containing protein, whose amino-acid sequence MKTIVRNIFTGLLLLGTVISVNGQFLAASDTSESSVRKYKGIINANKDLVEFIEQLLLQKGLPKHLRNLALIESHFNRNSTSGAGAVGIWQLMTAHANQYGLTEQNRTDVYKSTKTAVISLGNLYKKYNNWVTVVAAYNCGEGNIAKAMEAAGSSQYHEFSKYLPGETINHVKKYLNACYATGELQSVLSNYNSSRINKIFFEDGNRRAATEALSETEINAGFNLKVVADELNVDMDKILTWNPGIVEELQKKGESPFYLPVDLMPDFLLRKNKILVRSIKEGASIQQ is encoded by the coding sequence ATGAAAACCATTGTCAGAAATATTTTTACAGGCTTACTATTATTGGGAACTGTTATTAGTGTAAACGGACAGTTTCTTGCCGCTTCAGATACTTCGGAAAGCAGTGTGAGAAAATATAAGGGCATCATTAATGCCAATAAAGATCTTGTAGAATTTATTGAACAGTTACTTCTTCAGAAAGGTCTTCCCAAGCATTTAAGAAACCTGGCACTGATAGAATCCCATTTCAACAGAAATAGCACCTCCGGAGCCGGAGCAGTAGGTATATGGCAGTTGATGACTGCTCATGCTAACCAATACGGACTTACAGAACAAAATCGAACCGATGTTTATAAAAGTACAAAAACAGCTGTCATCTCATTAGGAAACCTTTATAAAAAATATAACAATTGGGTAACCGTTGTAGCAGCTTATAACTGTGGTGAAGGAAATATTGCCAAAGCGATGGAAGCTGCAGGTTCCTCTCAATATCACGAATTCTCTAAATACCTTCCCGGAGAAACCATTAATCATGTGAAGAAATACCTCAATGCATGCTATGCTACCGGAGAACTTCAGAGTGTTTTAAGTAACTATAATTCTTCAAGAATCAACAAAATTTTCTTTGAAGATGGAAACAGAAGAGCCGCCACTGAAGCTCTTTCAGAAACGGAAATTAATGCCGGATTCAACCTGAAAGTTGTCGCTGATGAACTTAATGTAGACATGGATAAAATCCTCACCTGGAATCCCGGTATTGTGGAAGAACTGCAGAAAAAAGGAGAAAGTCCTTTCTATCTTCCGGTTGACCTGATGCCTGATTTTCTGCTGAGAAAAAATAAAATACTGGTTCGTTCCATCAAAGAAGGAGCAAGCATTCAGCAGTAA